From Kitasatospora sp. MAP12-44:
CCCGGTGGTGCCGGAGGTGTAGATCACCAGTCCGGTGCTCTGCGGCGCCGGCTCGGGCCGGCGCGCGGCGGTGGTCTCGTCGACGTCCACCGGCAGCGTCGCGACGGCCCCCGCGAGCTCGTCCGCCGCCTCGCCGACCGGGACGGCCAGCAGGTCGGCGCCGGAGTCGCGCAGGATGTGGTCGCGCTCCTTGGGCCCGGCGTCCGGCGGGATCGGGACGACCGGCACGCCGGCCAGCAGCCCGCCGACCAGCGCGACCACGGTGTGCGGCGTCGGCCGGGCCACCACGGCGAGCGCCGAGGCTCCCGCCGCCCGGCCGGCCACTGCCGAGGCTGCCCCGAGCAGCCGCTCGCGGGAGAGCGCCCGACCGTCGATCCGCAGCGCGTCGGCGGCGTCGCCGTACCCGCCCTGAAGTGCCGTCAAGAGTTCCACGGTCGGCACTCTACGACGGGTGGGAACGCCGCAGGGCGTGACCCTCCTTACAGAAGGAGGGTCACGCCCTGCGGATACCGCGCCTGGGCTGTCAGCCCTTGCGCGCCTTGACCTCGGCGGTCAGCTGCGGCAGCACCTCGAAGAGGTCGCCGACCACGCCGTAGTCGACCAGCTCGAAGATCGGCGCCTCGGCGTCCTTGTTGATCGCGACGATCGTCTTGGACGTCTGCATGCCGGCCCGGTGCTGGATCGCGCCGGAGATGCCCGCCGCGACGTACAGCTGCGGGGAGACCTGCTTGCCGGTCTGGCCGACCTGGTTGCTGTGCGGGTACCAGCCGGCGTCGACGGCGGCGCGCGAGGCGCCGACGGCGGCACCGAGCGAGTCGGCCAGCGCCTCGACCACGCTGAAGCCCTCGGCGGCACCGACACCGCGGCCGCCGGAGACCACGATGGCGGCCTCGGTCAGCTCGGGGCGGCCCGAGGAGACCCGCGCGGTGCGCGAGGTGACCTTGGCGGCGTTGCCGGTGAAGGCGACGGTGACGTTCTCGACCGCACCGGCGGCCGGGGCGGCCTCGGGGCCGACCGCGTTCGGCTTGACGGTGATGACCGGGGCGCCGTGCGACACCCGCGACTTCACCTGGAACGAGGCGGCGAAGACCGACTGGGTGGCGACCGGGCCGCCGTCGCCGGCCTCCAGGTCGACGGCGTCGGTGATGATGCCCGAGCCCAGGCGCAGCGCGACGCGGGCCGCGATCTCCTTGCCCTCACCGGACGAGGTGACCAGGACCGCGGCGGCGTCGGCCGCCTTGGCGATCTGGGTCAGCGCGTCGACCTTGGGGACGACGAGGTAGTCGGAGAACTCGGCGGCGTCGGCGACGTACACCTTGGCCGCGCCGAACTCGCCGGCCTTGGCCGCGATGTCGGCGGCGGCGGCGCCGGCACCGAGCACGACGGCCGAGGGCTCGCCGATGCGGCGGGCCAGGGTCAGCAGTTCGAGGGCGGGCTTGCGGATCACACCGTCGGCGTGGTCCACGAGAACCAGGATTTCAGCCATGATTCGTTACTCCTGATTGAGCGTGAGGTCCGGACGGCGGGTCAGATGAACTTCTGGTCGGCGAGGTAGCCCGCGAGCGCCTTGCCGCCCTCGCCCTCGTCCTTGACGATCGTCCCGGCGGTGCGGGCCGGGCGCTCGGTGATGGTCTCCACGGCGGTCCAGGAACCGCCCAGGCCGACCTCGTCCGCCTCGATGCCCAGGTCGTCCAGGTCGTAGGACTGAACCGGCTTCTTCTTGGCGGCCATGATGCCCTTGAAGGACGGGTAGCGGGCCTCGCCCGACTGGTCGGTCACCGAGACGACGGCCGGCAGCGCGGCCTCGACCAGCTCGGTCGCGGCGTCGCCGTCGCGGCGGCCCTTGACGGTGCCTCCCTCGACCGAGACCTCGGAGAGCAGGGTGACCTGCGGCAGGCCCAGGCGCTCGGCCAGCAGGGCCGGCAGCACGCCCATGGTGCCGTCGGTGGAGGCCATACCGCAGATGACCAGGTCGAAACCGGTCTTCTCCAGGGCCTTGGCGACAATCGCGGAGGTACCGATCACGTCGGTGCCGTGGATGTCCTCGTCGTTCACGTGGACGGCCTTGTCGGCGCCCATCGACAGCGCCTTCTTCAGCGCGTCCTTGGCGTCGTCGGGGCCGACGGTGAGGACGGTCACCTCGGCGTCACCCGAAGCC
This genomic window contains:
- a CDS encoding electron transfer flavoprotein subunit alpha/FixB family protein translates to MAEILVLVDHADGVIRKPALELLTLARRIGEPSAVVLGAGAAAADIAAKAGEFGAAKVYVADAAEFSDYLVVPKVDALTQIAKAADAAAVLVTSSGEGKEIAARVALRLGSGIITDAVDLEAGDGGPVATQSVFAASFQVKSRVSHGAPVITVKPNAVGPEAAPAAGAVENVTVAFTGNAAKVTSRTARVSSGRPELTEAAIVVSGGRGVGAAEGFSVVEALADSLGAAVGASRAAVDAGWYPHSNQVGQTGKQVSPQLYVAAGISGAIQHRAGMQTSKTIVAINKDAEAPIFELVDYGVVGDLFEVLPQLTAEVKARKG
- a CDS encoding electron transfer flavoprotein subunit beta/FixA family protein — protein: MSLRIVVCVKYVPDATGDRRFADDTTTDREAVDGLLSELDEYGVEQALRIAEASGDAEVTVLTVGPDDAKDALKKALSMGADKAVHVNDEDIHGTDVIGTSAIVAKALEKTGFDLVICGMASTDGTMGVLPALLAERLGLPQVTLLSEVSVEGGTVKGRRDGDAATELVEAALPAVVSVTDQSGEARYPSFKGIMAAKKKPVQSYDLDDLGIEADEVGLGGSWTAVETITERPARTAGTIVKDEGEGGKALAGYLADQKFI